The genomic window AATCCTAAGCATGTCCAAAAATTTGATCACTATAGTGAAATAAGTTTTAAAGGAACCATAGAAAAAGTGATGATAATCTTTAAAAATCCTAAGTTTTGGGCTGCGAGTCTTATCGGTGCAAGTATTTTTATTCCTATCAATGTACTTGGTTCGCTCTGGGGTGTCAGTTTTATACAAATAAAATTAGGACTTAGTCAAGCCGAAGCATCACATTTAAACGGTTTTTTATTTATGGGAGCGGCTATAGGTTTTGGTTTTTTTGGTGTTTTATCTGCTTTTACTAATAAGTTTAGATTACTGCTTATTTTAAGCTTATCATCATCAGCATTATTATTAGCAATATTGTTGTTTGTTACTCTTGAAAGGAACTTATTTATAGTCCTTTATTTGCTTTTAGGTGCAATGGCAGGCCCTCAGGCAGTTACTTTCACAATTGCAAAAGTTCTTTCTCCTGCTGGGACATCAGGTTCTAGTACTGCTGGTGTAAATATGGTTAATAATCTTGCCGCAGTAATTTTACTGCCACTTATTGGTTATGCTTTGACCTTATTTACAGCACACCTTGATGATGGGTATAATACAATTGTTGATTATCAATATTCTCTAAGCATAATTATCATTATTTTACTTTTTTGCCTCCCATTAGCATTTATTCTTCCTAAAAAAATGGAAGTTTAAAACTAAGGTCTAGACCTAAAAAGAGTTTAAAGCATGTAAGAACATTATAAGACAGAATACTGTTATTATACTAGCTGTTAGATTTAGCTCTTTTTTATTACAAAATATTGAAACAATAAACCAAACTAATATACCACAAGCTATACCTGTTGATATTGATGATGATAGTGTCATCATTAAAATAGTAAAAAATGCTGGGGTTGCTTGAGAAAAATCATCCCATTGAACCTTATATACTTGTTGCATCATCATGATTCCAATCAAGATTAAAGCCGGAGATATAACCTCTATCGGGATAGCACTTATTAATGGTGATAGAAATAAAAATGGTAAAAACATCAAGCCGCCAAATATTGCAGTCAGTCCAGTTTTACCACCTTGAGCAATACCAACGCCAGATTCAACCACAACAGTTGTTGGGCTTGTGCCAAAAATTCCAGATAATGATGCTAATGTTGAATCAACAAGGAAAGTTTTTTTAAGCTCTTTACTTTTATGATTATGCTCTTTATTCATACTTCCATAAAGGCTAGATATTGTACCAGTACCATCAAATAAACTTAAGAAGCAAAATGTAAAAATAGTTGGCAATATTGCAAATTTCAGTCCATTTAAAAAGTCTATTTGACCAAATAGTGAAAAGTCTGGAAAGCTAATAATGTGATTAGGTAAGGTTATGATTTCTTGTCCTGAAAAATGCTCAAGTGGTAAAGCTATAGTGCATCCTAAGATGATGACTAAAATGATTGCTGCAGGAACTTTTCTAATATGGAGTATTAGTAGTGTACATAAACAAATTAGGAATAAAACTGTATGGGTTGAGATTTCACTAAGTGTCAGCATACCTCCATTAGAAGTTAAAAAACCGCTATTTATTAAGCCAACATAAGCTATAAATAGCCCTATACCGGCTCCTAATGATTGCTTTATAGATTTTGGTAAGCTTAGCATTATTTTAGTTCGTACATTTAAAATCACTAATAAACTAAATATTATTCCAGACCAGAAGGTTGCACCTAAAACAGTTTGCCAAGGTAAGTGGTATATCTTAACAGCAGTAAATGAGAAGAATATATTCATTCCCATACCTGGAGCGATTATAAAAGGATTTCGTGTAAAAATCCCCATTAAAATACTACCGAAGGCAGATACTAAGATAGTGCTTGTTACTAATGCATTTGTAGGCATTCCTGTAGCAGCCAGGATTTTAGGGTTTACGACAATAATATATGAAATAGCTAAAAAAGATGCGATAGCAGCTAATAACTCTTGCTTAATAGATGAGTTGTTTTCTTTAAGCTGGAAGTAGGAATTTATTTTTTTGATACTCATTGTTAGGTCCGAAAATAGAGGTTTTACTTGGTATATCCACCAGGAGCTGATTGGATAAGGTTCTGCATTTCTAATTCAAAAAGAATCTGTGTTATTTCAGAATAATTTAGCTTAGTTGAGTTGATGATATTATCTATAGTTGTTAGCTTGCTATCAATAGAGTCAAACACTAGTTTCTCTTGCTCTGAAAAATTGTTTGCTTGTGTGTTAATGAAAATATCTTCTTGGATTGTTAATTCATTAGCACATAACTCTGAAATTATATCTTTAGCATCAGTTACAACTTTAGCTCCTTGCGAGATAAGGGTATTGCAACCTTCGCTAGTAATATTAAATATACTACCAGGAACAGCAAAAACATCTTTATTTTGTTCTAATGCAAGATTTGCTGTTATTAGGGAACCACTTTTTGCTGCTGCCTCAACAACTAAAACACCTTTACTTAAACCACTGATTATTCTGTTTCTTAGAGGGAAGTTATGCCTTAATGGTCCAACCCCGAGCTGAAACTCTGAGATTATCAATCCATTTGTT from Francisella adeliensis includes these protein-coding regions:
- a CDS encoding MFS transporter — encoded protein: MPESHLPKTKILIATAWFICIVATLNYSYDFFIRAAPGAMTEELKTAFKINATNIGWLSSAYFIAYTIMQIPAGVIIDKYNRKIVIGVATALCVLGNYLFSATSYYEVAFLGRILMGIGSAFGFVGAAKMAGMWLPQRFFSTFIGIATIVGILGGLITDVVLANLVDTLGWIHANEVFTYIGLALLILVFIFIRDNPKHVQKFDHYSEISFKGTIEKVMIIFKNPKFWAASLIGASIFIPINVLGSLWGVSFIQIKLGLSQAEASHLNGFLFMGAAIGFGFFGVLSAFTNKFRLLLILSLSSSALLLAILLFVTLERNLFIVLYLLLGAMAGPQAVTFTIAKVLSPAGTSGSSTAGVNMVNNLAAVILLPLIGYALTLFTAHLDDGYNTIVDYQYSLSIIIIILLFCLPLAFILPKKMEV
- a CDS encoding NCS2 family permease translates to MSIKKINSYFQLKENNSSIKQELLAAIASFLAISYIIVVNPKILAATGMPTNALVTSTILVSAFGSILMGIFTRNPFIIAPGMGMNIFFSFTAVKIYHLPWQTVLGATFWSGIIFSLLVILNVRTKIMLSLPKSIKQSLGAGIGLFIAYVGLINSGFLTSNGGMLTLSEISTHTVLFLICLCTLLILHIRKVPAAIILVIILGCTIALPLEHFSGQEIITLPNHIISFPDFSLFGQIDFLNGLKFAILPTIFTFCFLSLFDGTGTISSLYGSMNKEHNHKSKELKKTFLVDSTLASLSGIFGTSPTTVVVESGVGIAQGGKTGLTAIFGGLMFLPFLFLSPLISAIPIEVISPALILIGIMMMQQVYKVQWDDFSQATPAFFTILMMTLSSSISTGIACGILVWFIVSIFCNKKELNLTASIITVFCLIMFLHALNSF